The following is a genomic window from Bactrocera tryoni isolate S06 chromosome 2, CSIRO_BtryS06_freeze2, whole genome shotgun sequence.
CCATTTGAAAGTTATCTTCAGttaataaattgatattttttattatttatatattaataatgtaTCATTATCGCATAATATATTTATCCAATAAAATTCATAACTACTAAATGTAGTATAACGTGGGCAAAAATAAAATCGGCAAAACCTCGTTCCGGAGAAATACCTACAAATATCGCTTTATTTTGTGGATTCGCCTGAAGCCGCAAACAAACTCCCAGTACGAAGCAGCTTACAGTACTTATAAAGCCCGACAGGAACGAGTTGAAGGGGAATGTGCCGACTAAACAACAATACGCGAACTGAATAACGCCGGTAAGGAGTACGTATGCCAAATAAGTGTCCACCAACTTTAGTTTTCGAGGTGTATTTTCGACATAGTCGTTATAATATTTTGCAACTATGCCTTTAATTCCAGTCATTGTCTATTTTTACGTCGTTCAACAAAAAGATATATGCAGCAACAAATTTATAGGACACGTAGAAATCAGGGTGGTGTTAAATTAGAGATGGTAACTTTTTATCTAGCATGTTGGTGAAACATCTTTAGCATGTGTCTACAATATTAGCTCTATATTTCAATAGTATCAGCTACCCCATATCTCATAttcataatatatatttcatattataacagccctattctgagAAAACCTCATAATTTATTTCTGAGGTTTGTTTTGTGAGattattcttgctcaaacctcaaaAGAAAAAGCATGAAGTGCAAAGCACTTTGCTGTGAACCAGctgttttacaacaacaaataagccaaaataaagaaatgaataACCAATAAAAGTAAGTAATTTTGcaaatgtattaaatttggtgcatatataataatttaatttgtttttaagatttcaaaatgtgaaaaacCAACTTAGCAGTAACTGCATCATTacaacaaattatttgaatataaatatctttttattcgaatacatacatatctacaaataaAATCTTGTCTTGTCTTAGtcctatataaatatgtacatatgtgtcttCTTATTCATACTCAGAAAGAAGTAAAACGTACAAAGACAgtaagttacatatttatttttataggcaaaccctggtcggtccaacaccccggcgttcataattcttctgtgtccaacttcttctttctttctgcaataataatgaattataaatttttctattatgtatttctcatgTTTACCAATACTCTTTCAGACccgaatattgagaatatcgatattttaatttctttttatttttccatatattattattttcccattatgtatttctcatttttaccaattctcgttcagactcgaatattgagaatat
Proteins encoded in this region:
- the LOC120769464 gene encoding dolichyl-diphosphooligosaccharide--protein glycosyltransferase subunit DAD1, with the translated sequence MTGIKGIVAKYYNDYVENTPRKLKLVDTYLAYVLLTGVIQFAYCCLVGTFPFNSFLSGFISTVSCFVLGVCLRLQANPQNKAIFVGISPERGFADFIFAHVILHLVVMNFIG